The following coding sequences are from one Ruminococcus flavefaciens AE3010 window:
- a CDS encoding LamG-like jellyroll fold domain-containing protein, whose protein sequence is MFKTGLLKRAAAVMCSGAMILTAGSFGRVRPAFAVSASSVVSDDVGLVGNLFCVADGKSADHAALQWATTLSADSYTLYRSTSPEDGFVPVYEGSGTSYEDDDMKSGTTYYYQLKVISQGRESFSSVKSLTPCELPSGLSNYDNQKGSNLVYETSGYKVGNTYYSYSLKKHTGKDDIYLAETASSDGVHFGNEKNVADSNQNSALASCKIESVHIDYIPEKNKVVVWAHWEKPSGYSDGKALVITGTPGGQFTVHHVYNPLGIQVRDMAIFFDDDGAGYLIAAANKEGQGANATMYIFRMNDDYSDVTEVVTTLFEDQYREFPNLVKKDGYYFLFTSQAAGWYPSSGAYSVTKDIAGKWSDLRSIGNSSTFSSQSGWIVNMQDKNYLMHAYRWLRASSTSGTTLCPLYFDKGFAFYDYYPYFKYNTSTGDLFPVQQGELLSQDRPASSSLAAKGGNSSAKAVDGSYQSSFAAIGDYKKWPFYLQVDLERVCELANIQTSWYICKGSEGYYTYTVEGSLDGVNWTKLLDHTDKNSEAVTKTYGFNSDMLSGKARYVRLNVQNATLQNNPNNNWYTPTVYEMKIFGTPVSSCEKPKPYVDIDFEGGTGNLSLNGGASVKQDSEKGNVLYLDGSDDTYGEFPTGMLDGLRDYTISMDIKSESEGNFFTFAAGKNDEKYVFFRVAKDIFRFAATTDSWRDETELVLDIDGTKWHNYTLVVNGADTKVYIDGIETMYTTETHGQIADMGSGTSCYIGKSYYADDTCFKGSIDNIKIYKCALTESEISGTAAPKTEVKGDVNGDGELSVADLVVMQQFILGKGELADWEKGDLCKDNRIDSFDLCLMRRLVISK, encoded by the coding sequence ATGTTTAAAACAGGATTATTAAAACGTGCTGCCGCTGTGATGTGCAGCGGTGCAATGATACTCACCGCAGGCAGCTTCGGCAGAGTAAGACCAGCCTTTGCAGTATCGGCTTCAAGTGTTGTGTCCGATGATGTGGGACTTGTGGGAAATCTTTTCTGTGTTGCCGACGGGAAAAGCGCAGATCACGCCGCACTTCAATGGGCGACTACGCTCTCTGCGGACAGCTATACTCTCTACCGCTCAACATCGCCTGAGGACGGCTTTGTGCCCGTTTATGAGGGAAGCGGTACTTCCTATGAGGACGACGACATGAAGTCGGGAACCACCTACTATTATCAGCTAAAGGTCATATCACAGGGCAGGGAAAGCTTCTCGTCGGTGAAGTCCCTGACACCCTGTGAACTGCCCTCGGGACTGAGCAACTATGATAATCAGAAGGGCAGCAATCTCGTTTATGAAACAAGCGGCTACAAGGTGGGGAATACCTACTACAGCTACTCTCTGAAAAAGCATACAGGCAAGGACGATATCTACCTTGCGGAAACTGCTTCAAGCGACGGTGTACACTTCGGCAATGAGAAAAATGTAGCCGACAGCAACCAGAATTCCGCACTTGCAAGCTGCAAAATAGAGTCGGTGCATATAGACTATATCCCCGAGAAGAATAAGGTCGTAGTGTGGGCGCACTGGGAGAAGCCCAGCGGCTACAGCGACGGAAAGGCACTTGTGATCACGGGTACTCCCGGAGGACAGTTCACGGTGCATCATGTGTACAATCCCCTTGGGATACAGGTTCGTGATATGGCCATATTCTTCGATGACGACGGAGCAGGCTATCTCATCGCCGCCGCAAACAAGGAGGGGCAGGGGGCTAATGCCACCATGTATATCTTCCGAATGAACGATGACTACAGCGATGTCACCGAGGTAGTCACGACCCTTTTTGAGGACCAGTACCGCGAGTTTCCCAACCTTGTCAAAAAGGACGGCTACTACTTCCTGTTCACGTCGCAGGCGGCAGGCTGGTACCCCAGCAGCGGCGCGTACAGCGTTACCAAGGATATTGCAGGCAAATGGAGCGACCTCCGCAGTATCGGCAACAGCTCCACATTCTCGTCACAGTCGGGCTGGATAGTGAATATGCAGGACAAGAACTACCTCATGCACGCATACCGCTGGCTGAGAGCCTCGTCCACCAGCGGAACTACACTGTGTCCGCTGTATTTCGACAAGGGCTTTGCGTTCTACGACTACTATCCCTATTTCAAATATAACACCTCTACGGGAGACCTGTTCCCCGTTCAGCAGGGAGAGCTTCTGTCTCAGGACAGACCTGCTTCTTCATCGCTGGCAGCAAAGGGCGGAAACTCATCTGCCAAAGCCGTTGACGGCTCATATCAGAGCTCCTTTGCAGCCATAGGCGACTACAAGAAATGGCCCTTCTATTTGCAGGTAGACCTTGAAAGGGTATGCGAGCTCGCAAATATCCAGACCTCGTGGTATATATGCAAGGGTTCTGAGGGCTACTACACCTATACCGTCGAGGGAAGCCTTGACGGCGTGAACTGGACGAAGCTCCTTGACCATACAGACAAGAACAGCGAAGCGGTCACCAAGACCTACGGCTTCAACAGTGATATGCTGTCGGGAAAGGCTCGGTATGTAAGGCTCAATGTTCAGAATGCAACTCTCCAGAACAATCCCAACAATAACTGGTACACTCCTACAGTGTACGAGATGAAAATATTCGGAACTCCCGTAAGCAGCTGCGAGAAGCCCAAGCCCTATGTGGATATAGACTTTGAGGGCGGCACAGGCAATCTCAGCCTTAACGGCGGAGCTTCCGTAAAGCAGGACAGCGAAAAGGGCAATGTACTTTATCTTGACGGCAGCGACGATACCTACGGAGAATTCCCCACGGGTATGCTTGACGGGCTGCGGGACTATACCATAAGCATGGATATAAAGTCGGAATCCGAGGGCAATTTCTTCACCTTTGCCGCAGGAAAGAACGATGAGAAGTATGTGTTCTTCCGAGTTGCAAAGGATATTTTCAGATTTGCTGCCACTACGGATTCATGGCGCGATGAGACCGAGCTGGTCCTGGACATTGACGGCACAAAATGGCACAACTACACACTTGTTGTAAACGGAGCTGATACCAAGGTCTATATCGACGGCATTGAGACTATGTATACCACCGAAACTCACGGTCAGATAGCTGATATGGGCTCGGGGACCAGCTGCTATATCGGCAAGTCCTACTATGCTGACGATACCTGCTTCAAGGGAAGCATCGACAACATAAAGATATACAAATGTGCACTTACGGAGTCGGAGATAAGCGGCACAGCTGCTCCCAAGACTGAGGTAAAGGGCGATGTGAACGGCGACGGGGAGCTCTCCGTGGCAGACCTTGTTGTCATGCAGCAATTCATACTCGGAAAGGGCGAGCTTGCCGACTGGGAAAAGGGCGACCTCTGCAAGGACAACAGGATAGACTCCTTTGACCTGTGTCTCATGCGCAGGCTCGTTATATCGAAATAA
- a CDS encoding YunG family protein, translating to MGYNFYGWEKATVSPINSDFKGIASPQKLYDALTEIWCEYTCAPRLREKWSKDNITLGQCSITAFLAQDIFGGKVYGVLRPNGNYHCYNVIGDVVFDLTSEQFGDEKLDYTDNPEQLREVHFAKTEKRERYEYLKAELIKLLEKKHERK from the coding sequence ATGGGATATAATTTTTACGGCTGGGAAAAAGCCACAGTTTCGCCAATAAACAGTGATTTCAAGGGCATAGCTTCTCCGCAGAAGCTCTATGACGCTCTTACGGAAATATGGTGCGAATATACCTGTGCTCCGAGACTTCGTGAGAAATGGAGCAAGGATAATATCACTCTGGGACAGTGCTCCATAACCGCCTTTTTAGCCCAGGACATCTTCGGCGGAAAGGTCTATGGTGTTCTTCGTCCAAATGGAAATTACCACTGCTACAACGTTATCGGTGATGTGGTATTTGACCTTACAAGTGAGCAGTTCGGCGATGAAAAGCTGGACTATACCGATAACCCCGAGCAGCTTCGTGAGGTGCATTTCGCAAAGACCGAAAAGCGTGAGCGGTATGAGTACCTCAAAGCTGAGCTTATAAAATTATTGGAGAAAAAACATGAGCGCAAATGA
- a CDS encoding sensor histidine kinase yields the protein MACAIIFLTVKVCLMKKSAKEISAELHRIINGDTNGMIGISSRDKDMRSLADDINKRLKEVRDEQLRYELGNTELKTAITNISHDLRTPLTAICGYLDIMQKNSAPEKQERYLAIIRERADMMKQLTEELFSYSVIATGDTDMEREEVFVNQLLAESISSFYPALKSRGIEPRIELTEQRILRSVNKASLSRVFSNLLNNAVKYSDGDLHITLSDSGIITFANRAEELSAIDVEQLFDRFYTVEAAHHSTGLGLSIARTLVERMGGKINAEYSGGQLIISIGL from the coding sequence ATGGCTTGTGCTATAATATTCCTTACGGTCAAGGTCTGCCTTATGAAAAAGTCCGCAAAGGAGATATCAGCGGAGCTGCACAGGATAATAAACGGAGACACCAACGGAATGATAGGCATCTCCAGCCGCGACAAGGATATGAGGTCGCTTGCTGACGATATCAATAAACGGCTGAAGGAGGTCCGTGACGAGCAGCTTCGTTATGAGCTGGGCAATACGGAGCTGAAAACTGCCATAACCAATATCTCTCACGACCTTCGGACTCCGCTGACGGCAATATGCGGCTATCTTGACATTATGCAGAAAAACAGCGCTCCCGAAAAGCAGGAGCGCTATCTTGCCATAATAAGGGAGCGTGCCGACATGATGAAGCAGCTCACAGAGGAGCTGTTCAGCTACTCGGTCATAGCCACAGGCGATACTGATATGGAGCGTGAGGAGGTCTTTGTGAATCAGCTCCTTGCGGAGAGTATCAGCAGCTTTTATCCTGCTCTAAAAAGCCGCGGCATTGAGCCGAGGATAGAACTGACCGAGCAGCGTATCCTTCGCAGCGTCAACAAAGCGTCACTGTCAAGGGTGTTCTCCAATCTGCTGAACAACGCTGTGAAGTACAGCGACGGCGATCTTCATATAACTCTGTCCGATTCGGGTATAATAACATTTGCAAACAGAGCTGAGGAGCTGTCCGCAATAGATGTGGAGCAGCTCTTTGACCGTTTCTATACCGTTGAAGCCGCTCACCATTCCACAGGTCTGGGACTGTCCATAGCGAGGACTCTGGTGGAGCGCATGGGTGGGAAAATAAACGCGGAATACAGCGGTGGACAGCTCATAATAAGTATCGGATTATGA
- a CDS encoding ABC transporter substrate-binding protein: MKNNRLKFISVIAAAALFTGCSGLNQFSSSEKSEPTTASTTTAENTTDGAAEEGTSEASTEAAKVEIGAPEKTDINIGYLNSTAHLLAFVAAEEGYFKEEGLSVTLTQFSSASELINGIESDKLDVAFIGSVPTLTFQSQGHEVSIFGGAMTNGHGYVIKSEYTDKDEAGVEVLKGRNVASVKNSVQDAELQILLKNAHIEIGEGDDKVNIVYFDSQKDAYAALLNSGIDAASVYSPYASLAKSQGYKVVYYCAHEKALENQPCCRQVAKTAALSSTPNTFIAIERAFIKAYHFTQSDHDKTIKDVKKYIDIDEDFINTEVYGGYSVSSPDPDKKGTLTLKDTIVDLGYTNDYDIEPHYNTDIYKKALDSILAEGSDDIYKSLEDHFNEFE; the protein is encoded by the coding sequence ATGAAAAATAACAGATTAAAGTTTATATCCGTAATTGCCGCTGCGGCACTGTTTACAGGCTGCTCGGGACTCAACCAGTTCAGCTCCTCGGAAAAGAGCGAACCCACTACAGCAAGCACCACAACAGCTGAGAATACAACTGACGGTGCAGCAGAAGAAGGAACTTCGGAAGCTTCAACAGAAGCAGCTAAGGTCGAAATAGGAGCTCCCGAAAAGACCGACATCAACATCGGCTATCTGAACTCAACAGCACATCTCCTCGCATTCGTTGCAGCAGAAGAGGGCTACTTCAAGGAAGAGGGACTTAGTGTTACTCTCACACAGTTTTCAAGCGCTTCCGAGCTCATAAACGGTATCGAATCCGATAAGCTCGATGTTGCTTTCATTGGCTCAGTTCCTACACTTACTTTCCAGAGTCAGGGACATGAGGTATCTATCTTCGGCGGCGCAATGACAAATGGTCACGGCTATGTTATCAAGTCTGAATATACTGACAAGGACGAGGCAGGCGTGGAAGTCCTCAAGGGCAGAAATGTCGCTTCAGTCAAGAACAGCGTTCAGGACGCAGAGCTCCAGATACTGCTGAAAAATGCACATATCGAGATCGGTGAGGGCGATGACAAGGTGAACATCGTTTACTTCGACAGCCAGAAGGACGCTTATGCAGCTCTACTCAACAGTGGTATCGACGCGGCTTCCGTTTACTCGCCATATGCTTCGCTGGCTAAGTCACAGGGCTACAAGGTAGTATACTACTGCGCACACGAAAAGGCTCTGGAGAACCAGCCATGCTGCCGTCAGGTCGCAAAGACTGCCGCTCTCAGCAGCACTCCCAATACATTCATAGCAATTGAACGCGCATTCATCAAGGCATACCACTTTACACAGTCCGACCACGACAAAACTATCAAGGACGTCAAGAAGTACATCGATATCGACGAGGACTTCATCAACACTGAGGTATACGGCGGATACAGCGTGTCCAGTCCCGATCCTGACAAGAAGGGTACACTCACACTTAAAGATACTATCGTTGATCTCGGCTACACGAATGACTACGACATCGAACCACATTACAATACCGACATATACAAAAAGGCTCTCGACAGCATTTTAGCCGAGGGTTCAGATGACATTTACAAATCACTGGAAGATCATTTCAACGAATTTGAATAA